Within the Nitrospira sp. genome, the region TTCGTGCGCGTGTGACGTCCTGAGTTGCATGGGCCAGAGCGGCCAAGGGGTCGTCGACGCCCGCTGTGGAGGCGGCTCGGGCAGCAATTCGAATTGATGCGCCTCGACGCAGCCCTGCCGATGCGCGGTGCCCAAACAGTCGGAACCCGTGTCGCCGCCGCCGATGATGACGACCCGCTTGCCTTTAGCCGTGATCGGTTCACCGAGGTCCGTGTCGCCCGCGACGCGCTTGTTTTGCTGCGTCAGAAAGTCCATGGCCAGATGGATGCCTTTGAGGTCCCGACCCGGGATGGGCAGCTCGCGCGCCTGCTCGGCGCCCATGGTGAGGCCGATGGCATCATATTGCTGGCGCAGTTGCTCGCCGGTGAGGTCCTTGCCGACGACCGTGCTCGTCACGAACGTCACGCCTTCCGCCTTCATTTGCTCCAGGCGGCGGTCCAATACCCACTTTTCCATCTTGAAATCCGGAATGCCGTAGCGGAGCAGTCCACCGATCCGGTCGGCCTTTTCGTAGACCGTCACCTCGTGGCCCGCGCGGGCCAACTGTTGCGCGGCCGCAAGGCCCGCAGGCCCCGATCCGATGATCGCGACGGATTTCCCGCTCTTACCGGCGGGGAGCACCGGCTGCACCCAGCCTTCGTCGAACCCGCGATCGATGATGTTCCATTCGATAACGCGGATCGACACCGGGTCGGCATTGATCCCCAACACACAGGCTGATTCGCAGGGCGCCGGACAGAGCCGCCCCGTAAACTCCGGGAAGTTATTGGTCGTGTGCAATGCCTTGAGCGCGTCCTGCCAGCGTCCACGGTAGACGAGGTCGTTCCATTCCGGAATCAGATTGATGACCGGACAGCCCGTATTGCTCTGACAGAAGGGCACGCCGCAATCCATGCACCGCGCGCCTTGGATCTTGAGCTTGTCTTCGGAGAACGGCTCGTAGAGTTCCCTGTAATCGAGTACACGGAGCTCGGTCGGGCGCCGCGTGGGGCCTTCCCGCTTGTATTTCATGAATCCTTTGACGTCTCCCATGATCCCTAGTCCTGAGTGCTGAGTCCTAAGCCCTGAGTGCTGGGTTTCAAACTTTCACCCTTCACGCCGTACTGCTCGACGGTTCACTTCTTCGCCGTACCGACAACTTTGGCGGCGGCGGCCTTTCGCGCAGCCAGGACGCGTTTGTAGTCCACCGGCATCACCTTCGCAAACTTCGGCAGCTCGGCATTCCAGTTGTCCAACAGTTTCTTGGCCCTCCGGCTACCCGTGTGCGTGAGATAAGACTGGACCATGCCTTTGAGCAAGGTTTTATCCTCGGCCAGCGTCACGGACTCGAGTTCGACCATGCCCAAGTTACAGCGGGATTCGAACTTGCCGTCTCCGTTGTACACGAACGCCACGCCACCCGACATCCCCGCCGCAAAATTGCGGCCGGTCGTCCCGAGCACGACCACGACCCCGCCGGTCATATATTCGCAGCCGTGATCGCCGGTGCCTTCGATTACCGCTCTGGCACCGCTGTTGCGCACCGCGAAGCGCTCGCCCGCCCTTCCGTAGAAGTAGCATTCCCCGCTGGTGGCGCCGTAGAGCGACGTGTTCCCAATGAGAATCGTGTCCTCAGGCACATACGTGCACCCCTTCGGCGGCACCACGATGATCTTGCCGCCCGAAAGCCCTTTGCCGAGATAGTCGTTGGATTCGCCTTCCAGGTGCAGGGTGATGCCGGATGAGAGGAACGCGCCGAACGACTGTCCGGCGGAACCCTTGAATCTGATCGTAATCGTATCGGGCGGCAATCCGGCTGCCCCATATTTCTTGGCAACCTGGCTGGAGAGCATCGTCCCGGTCGTCCGGTTGACGTTGCGGATCGGCAAATCGAGCGTGACGTTCTCGCCCTTCTCGATTGCCGGTCGGCACAGTTCGATCAACTTGACATCGAGAATGGTGGCAATGCCGTGATCCTGCTTCTGCACGCAATACCGCGGGACCTCGTCAGGCACATCCGGCTTGGCCAGCAACGGCGCCAGATCCAGGCCCTTCGCTTTCCAGTGATCGACGGCCTTTTGGATCTTCAATTTATCGACGCGGCCGATGAGTTCGTTGAAGGTCCGGACGCCGAGCTTGGCCATCAGCCCACGAATCTCTTCCGCCACGAAGAAGAAGTAGTTGACGACGTGATCGGGTGATCCCGTGAACTTCTTCCGCAACTCCGGATCCTGCGTAGCGATGCCCACCGGACACGTATTCAAATGGCACTTCCGCATCATGATGCAACCTTCGACGATGAGCGGCGCGGTCGAAAATCCGAACTCTTCCGCACCCAGCAAGGCCGCGATCACGACATCGCGTCCCGTCTTGAGCTGGCCGTCGGTCTCGACCTTGATCCGACCGCGTAGGTCGTTGAGCACCAGCGTCTGATGCGTCTCGGCTAAGCCCAGTTCCCACGGAATCCCCGCATACTTGATGGACGACAGCGGCGAGGCCCCCGTCCCACCCGAATCGCCGCTGATGAGCACCTTATCGGCATGGGCCTTTGACACGCCCGCGGCCACCGTGCCGACGCCCACCTCGGACACCAGCTTGACCGAAACGGTCGCATCGGGATTCGAGTTCTTCAGGTCGAAGATCAACTGGGCCAGGTCTTCGATGGAGTAAATGTCGTGGTGCGGCGGTGGGGAGATGAGCTGCACCCCCGGCGTTGAAAAGCGCAGCCGCGCGATGTTGTCATCCACCTTGTGACCCGGCAATTGGCCGCCCTCACCCGGCTTGGCGCCCTGCGCCATTTTAATCTGCAATTCGCGCGCATTGGCCAGGTAATGCGCGGTGACGCCGAACCGCCCGGAGGCAACCTGTTTGATGTAGGAGTTTTTCGAATCGCCGTTGGGTAAGGGTGTGAACCGTTCCGGGTCCTCGCCGCCCTCGCCGGTGTTGCTGCGGCCGCCCAATCGGTTCATGGCGATGGCGAGCGTTTCGTGGGCTTCCGCGCTGATCGACCCGAACGACATCGCTCCGGTGTTGAACCGTTTCACGATCTCCTTGGCGGGCTCCACTTCGTCGAGCGGCACGGGCGTCTCCGCAAACTTGAAGTCCAGCAACCCCCGGAGATTGGACCGCCGCTTACTCTCATCGTTGACCAGGGCCGCAAATTCCTCGTAGCTCTTCGCATTGTTGAGACGCGCGGCGTGCTGCAGCTTGTAGATGGTGTCCGGATTCCAATTATGATGTTCCCCTTGGGCCCGGTAGTGGATTTCCCCCCCGAACTCCAATTGCGGCATCGCCACCGGCTGGTAGGCCTGGCGATGGCGGCGGAGAACCTCCTCGCCGATTTCGCGCGTTCCGATACCTTGAACACGGGAAGGCGTCCCCGTGAAGTATCGATTAATGAGGTCGCTGTTCAACCCGATGGCTTCGAAGATTTGCGCGCCACAATAGGACTGCACCGTCGAAATGCCCATCTTGGAGAAGATTTTCAACAGGCCCTTGTTCACAGCCTTGATGAATTTCGCCTCCGCGGTGGGCGCATCCAACCCCTCCGGCAGGTAACCGTCGCGCTCCAGGTCGACGAGCGTTTCGAAGACCAGATAGGGATTGACCGTGCCGGCGCCGTATCCGATGAGGCATGCAAAATGATGCACGTCCCGCGGCTCGCCGGTTTCGACGACCAGGCCCACCTCGGTGCGCGTGGCCTCCCGAACCAGATGGTGATGCACGGCCGAAATCGCGAGCAAGCTCGGAATCGGCGCCCATTCTTCGTTCACTCCACGATCGCTGAGAATGAGAAATTTGTATCCGTCCCGAATCGCCTGCGACGCCTGCCGGCACAGTTCCTCGACGGCCCCGCCCAACCCGTCCGGGCCTTCGGCAACCGGGAAGAGCATTCTGAGCGTCTTGCTGGTGAAATTGGGGTCTTCGATTTCCCGAATTTTCTGCAAATCCGCGTTCGTCAGAATCGGCTGCTTCACGCGGATCCGGCGGCAGGATTCCGGCTGTTCGACCATCAAATTCGGCTTCGGCCCGATGCTCGTCACGAGGGACATGACCAGTTCTTCCCGAATCGGATCGATCGGCGGATTGGTCACCTGCGCGAAGAGTTGCCGGAAATACTTGAAGAGCAGTTGCGGCCGATCGGACAACACCGCCAGCGGCGTATCCGTTCCCATCGACGACACCGCCTCCTCGCCGTTCACGACCATCGGCGTGATCACCATCTTGAGCTCTTCGATGGTATAGCCGAACGTCTGCTGCCGCTGGCGGAGCGTCGGATGATCCGGCTGCGGGACGCTGATGGGATCGGGCAGTTCGTCCAGCGACACCCGGTACTCGGTGACCCATTGGCGATAGGGTCTGCGCCCGACGATGTCGGCCTTGGCTTCCTCATCGGCGATGATCCGGCCCTGGACGGTATCGACCAAAAACATGCGGCCCGGCTGGAGCCGGCCCTTGAGACGAATGTCTTTCGCTTCGGCCGGCAGCACGCCCGCCTCGGACGACAGCGTCACGACGTCGTCGTTGGTCACTTGATACCGGCAGGGACGCAGCCCGTTGCGATCCAGCGTGGCCCCGATCATCTTCCCGTCGGTGAAACACACGGCCGCCGGACCATCCCACGGCTCCATCATCGCCGCGTGATATTCGTAAAAACCGCGCCGATCCAAGCCCATGTGCGGATTGCCGACCCAAGGCTCCGGGATCAGCATCATCATCGCATGCGGCAGCGAGCGGCCGCCCAACACGAGAAACTCCAGCGCATTGTCGAGGCAGGCCGAGTCGCTCTGCTTGTCATACACAATGGGGTAGAGCTTTTCGAGATCTTTGCCGAACGCCTCCGAGTGCAGCCGTCCCTGCCGAGCCCGCATCCAATTGACGTTCCCCTTGAGCGTGTTGATCTCCCCGTTGTGACATGTGTAGCGATAGGGATGCGCCAGCGGCCACGTAGGAAACGTGTTGGTGCTGAATCGTGAATGGACGAGCGCCAGCGAGCTGGTCACGCTGGGATCCACCAGATCCTGGTAGTACAACCCCATCTGTTCGGGCAGCAGCAGTCCCTTGTAGACGATGGTGCTGGCCGAGAGGCTGACCACGTAGAAATAGTCGCGTTGCGGAATAGCCGATTCCCGGACGGCGCGCTCCACCTGCTTGCGAATCACATAGAGCTTTCGCTCGAACTCCATCTCGTTCAACATGCCGCGGGCGATGAACACCTGTCGCATCGCGGGCTCGGTGCGACGGGCGAGCGGCCCGATGGCATCGCTTTTCACCGGAACGTCCCGCCAGCCAAGCAGTTTGGTTCCCTCGGCGGCGATGGTCCGGTCGACAAGGGTTTCACACTGTTTCCGAGATTCCTCCTGGGTCGGCATGAACAACATGCCGACACCGTATTCACCGGCCTCTGGAAGCTTGATGTGCACGTCGGTGCAGGCACGTTTGAAGAACTCGTGCGGCACCTGCAGGAGAATCCCGGCTCCGTCACCGGTGCAGGGGTCGCACCCTTGCGCGCCCCGGTGCGTCAGGTTTTCGAGAACCTGCAGCCCCTTCTGCACGATCTCGTGCGACTTCTGTCCTTTCATGTTGACGACGAATCCGATGCCGCAGCTGTCTTTTTCCTGTGCGGGATCGTAGAGCCCTTGCGCGGGTGGAAGACCGGGGATGTTCATGATCGTCGACCGTATCCTCTCAAAAAGGCAGGCGAATTAACGATGACCGTCACGGAAGACACATCAACCTGACTCATGGCGGGCGGCGCACGGACACCAAGCACATGTGGCCCAGGATTGACTCGACAAATTACTGGATGGCGAACAAAGCTGTCAAGGCGAGCAGATCGGCGGCGTGACTGAAATACTCGCTCGGTTCCACGTCAATCCGCCTCGCATCGCCTTGACTTGCCGGGGCCCCTGCCCTACTATCGCCGCCATGTCTGAGCGTCCGTCGCTGTCGACGATCGAGACCATGGCCGACGTCTGGGAGGCCTATCGCCCCGAGCTCAAAGGGGTCGAAGAGCAGATCCAGAAGAACCTGACGTCGCCGGTGGTACTGGTCAATACGGTGGCAGGACATATCCTGAGCAGCGGGGGGAAACGCATTCGTCCCTTGTTGCTGATTCTGGCATCCCGCCTCTGCGGCTACCCCGGCACCGATCACTGGCTGCTGGGCTGTCTCGTTGAATACATCCATACCGCGACCTTGCTCCATGACGACGTCGTCGATGACGCCGACCTTCGCCGCGGCCGTCATAGCGCCCGCAAGGTGTGGGGCAATCAAATCAGTATCCTGGTCGGTGATTATCTCTACTCGAAGGCCATGCGGCAGATCGTGGATTTCCGAAGCCACGCGGTCAACGAGGTGCTCGCCGACGCCTGCTGGAAAATGGCCGAAGGAGAAGTGCTGCAGCTCTACTATAACGGCAACCCGGCCATGCCCCAGTCGGACTATTTGAAGATTGTCGAACATAAAACGGCAGGTCTGATCGCGGCAGCCTGCCGAATCGGCGCGATCGCGGCAGGGGCGACCGAAGCCCAGGAATTGGCCTTGTTCCGATTCGGGCAACACTTGGGCATCGCGTTTCAACTGGCCGACGATACACTCGACTATGCCGCCAATGGAGATTGCCTCGGCAAGGCACTGGGGCAGGATCTTCGACAGGGCAAGGCGACGCTCCCCCTTCTGCACCTGCTGGAACAGTGCTCCGACGCGGACCGGCAGATGATCAAGGATCGGATGGAAACACGGTCGCTGACCACCCACGACCTGACTCGTATCCAGGACTTGATGCGCCAGTACGGATCGATCGCCTACGCGATGGAATGTGCACGGGATTTCATTCGAGCCGCCATTGCCGACCTCGCCCACTTCGAAGACTGCATCCACAAGCGCGCGCTCACGGTTGCCGCGGAATACATGGTGACGCGAGACCGCTGACTCGTCGCATTCCACCTCTCGCTCGCCATTCCTGTCTGCACGCGCCACGCTCGACGTGAGGCACGGTCGAGAGCGGTCCGTAGTGAGAATCGAGGCTTCGTCCGATGGTCACAGTGGCTCTTGTATCTCCCA harbors:
- a CDS encoding putative NADH-dependent glutamate synthase (small subunit) GltD, coding for MGDVKGFMKYKREGPTRRPTELRVLDYRELYEPFSEDKLKIQGARCMDCGVPFCQSNTGCPVINLIPEWNDLVYRGRWQDALKALHTTNNFPEFTGRLCPAPCESACVLGINADPVSIRVIEWNIIDRGFDEGWVQPVLPAGKSGKSVAIIGSGPAGLAAAQQLARAGHEVTVYEKADRIGGLLRYGIPDFKMEKWVLDRRLEQMKAEGVTFVTSTVVGKDLTGEQLRQQYDAIGLTMGAEQARELPIPGRDLKGIHLAMDFLTQQNKRVAGDTDLGEPITAKGKRVVIIGGGDTGSDCLGTAHRQGCVEAHQFELLPEPPPQRASTTPWPLWPMQLRTSHAHEEGCDRQWSVSTTKFTGHNGHVTKLHANRVAFENGAFATVSGSEFTMDVDLVLLAMGFTGPVKSGILDGLGVKYDGRGAVVVDETFMTNRDGVFAGGDTKRGASLIVWAIAEGRKMAAGINQYLQAGRSSRVGC
- the gltB gene encoding glutamate synthase, which codes for MNIPGLPPAQGLYDPAQEKDSCGIGFVVNMKGQKSHEIVQKGLQVLENLTHRGAQGCDPCTGDGAGILLQVPHEFFKRACTDVHIKLPEAGEYGVGMLFMPTQEESRKQCETLVDRTIAAEGTKLLGWRDVPVKSDAIGPLARRTEPAMRQVFIARGMLNEMEFERKLYVIRKQVERAVRESAIPQRDYFYVVSLSASTIVYKGLLLPEQMGLYYQDLVDPSVTSSLALVHSRFSTNTFPTWPLAHPYRYTCHNGEINTLKGNVNWMRARQGRLHSEAFGKDLEKLYPIVYDKQSDSACLDNALEFLVLGGRSLPHAMMMLIPEPWVGNPHMGLDRRGFYEYHAAMMEPWDGPAAVCFTDGKMIGATLDRNGLRPCRYQVTNDDVVTLSSEAGVLPAEAKDIRLKGRLQPGRMFLVDTVQGRIIADEEAKADIVGRRPYRQWVTEYRVSLDELPDPISVPQPDHPTLRQRQQTFGYTIEELKMVITPMVVNGEEAVSSMGTDTPLAVLSDRPQLLFKYFRQLFAQVTNPPIDPIREELVMSLVTSIGPKPNLMVEQPESCRRIRVKQPILTNADLQKIREIEDPNFTSKTLRMLFPVAEGPDGLGGAVEELCRQASQAIRDGYKFLILSDRGVNEEWAPIPSLLAISAVHHHLVREATRTEVGLVVETGEPRDVHHFACLIGYGAGTVNPYLVFETLVDLERDGYLPEGLDAPTAEAKFIKAVNKGLLKIFSKMGISTVQSYCGAQIFEAIGLNSDLINRYFTGTPSRVQGIGTREIGEEVLRRHRQAYQPVAMPQLEFGGEIHYRAQGEHHNWNPDTIYKLQHAARLNNAKSYEEFAALVNDESKRRSNLRGLLDFKFAETPVPLDEVEPAKEIVKRFNTGAMSFGSISAEAHETLAIAMNRLGGRSNTGEGGEDPERFTPLPNGDSKNSYIKQVASGRFGVTAHYLANARELQIKMAQGAKPGEGGQLPGHKVDDNIARLRFSTPGVQLISPPPHHDIYSIEDLAQLIFDLKNSNPDATVSVKLVSEVGVGTVAAGVSKAHADKVLISGDSGGTGASPLSSIKYAGIPWELGLAETHQTLVLNDLRGRIKVETDGQLKTGRDVVIAALLGAEEFGFSTAPLIVEGCIMMRKCHLNTCPVGIATQDPELRKKFTGSPDHVVNYFFFVAEEIRGLMAKLGVRTFNELIGRVDKLKIQKAVDHWKAKGLDLAPLLAKPDVPDEVPRYCVQKQDHGIATILDVKLIELCRPAIEKGENVTLDLPIRNVNRTTGTMLSSQVAKKYGAAGLPPDTITIRFKGSAGQSFGAFLSSGITLHLEGESNDYLGKGLSGGKIIVVPPKGCTYVPEDTILIGNTSLYGATSGECYFYGRAGERFAVRNSGARAVIEGTGDHGCEYMTGGVVVVLGTTGRNFAAGMSGGVAFVYNGDGKFESRCNLGMVELESVTLAEDKTLLKGMVQSYLTHTGSRRAKKLLDNWNAELPKFAKVMPVDYKRVLAARKAAAAKVVGTAKK
- the ispB gene encoding octaprenyl diphosphate synthase, with protein sequence MADVWEAYRPELKGVEEQIQKNLTSPVVLVNTVAGHILSSGGKRIRPLLLILASRLCGYPGTDHWLLGCLVEYIHTATLLHDDVVDDADLRRGRHSARKVWGNQISILVGDYLYSKAMRQIVDFRSHAVNEVLADACWKMAEGEVLQLYYNGNPAMPQSDYLKIVEHKTAGLIAAACRIGAIAAGATEAQELALFRFGQHLGIAFQLADDTLDYAANGDCLGKALGQDLRQGKATLPLLHLLEQCSDADRQMIKDRMETRSLTTHDLTRIQDLMRQYGSIAYAMECARDFIRAAIADLAHFEDCIHKRALTVAAEYMVTRDR